The nucleotide sequence GGTGGACAAACCTAGTCGCCGCGGCCGGACGGCTCGCGCTTCGGCTTGGGCGGCTCGCCGGAACTCTTCTTCGCCGCGGGCTTCCTTGGCGCGGCGCCGCCTTCCAGCGCCTCGATCCGCCGCTTCAGCGCCTCATTCTCCTCGCGGGCGGCGACGGCGATGGCCTTCACCGCCTCGAACTCGTCGCGGCTCACCATGTCCATGCCGCCGACCCATTCGCGCACCCGCTCGCGGAAGTTGGCCTCGGCCTCCCGGCCCATGCCGGCGAAGGTGCCGGCGGCGCCGTTCAGCACCTTGACGAAATCGTCGAACAGGCGGTTTTCGGACTGCATGCACGTCTCTCCTAGGGCTTTCAGAGGCTGATATCGGCGCTCGCCGTCCCCGGCACAAGGGTTTCGGCATCGGGGTTCAGGACGACGATCTGGTAGTTGAGATAGGCCGCGAAGCAGAGCCAGGCGAGATAGGGCAGCATCAAGAGCGCCGCGGCCTTGCGGACTCGCGCCATCAGCACCGTCGCGGCGGCGGCGATCACGATCATCGCGGCGATCAGGGTCAGCGCCGTCTCCACCTTGTGGAGCGCGAAGAAAACGGGCGACCAGGCATAGTTGAGAAGCAGCTGGATGATGAATGCGGCCAAGGCCTTCCCCCGCACCGACGCGCCGCGGGCGTGGAGGATCATCGCCAGCGCGAGACCAAGAAAGATGTAGAGCAAAGTCCAGACGACTCCGAACATCCAGCCCGGCGGCATCGCGTCGGGCTTCACCAGCGCATCGAACCAGGGATTGCCATAGCCGCTGCCCGATGCCCGGCCGGAAAGGGTTCCGAGCAGCAGCACGAGCGGAACCGCGATCAATGCGATGCGCAGGAACGACATGCGCAGCTGTCCCTTCGACGCGATTCCGGTCATTCTGGCCCCCCTTATTCGGCCGGCAGCGGCTGCGCGAGTTGCGCCTCCAGCTTGCGGCTCACTTCTTCCGGAGAGCCGGTAAAGCGCGCCAAGCGGGCGTAAAGCAAGGGAATAAGGAATAGTGTGATCGCGGTGGCGATCGACACGCCCCAGACGATGACGACGCCGATCGTGGAGCGCGCCGCCGCGCCGGCGCCGGTCGCGATCATCAGCGGCACCGCGCCGGCAACGGTGGCGATCGAGGTCATGAGGATCGGGCGGAGGCGCCGCTTCGAGGCTTCGCGGATGGCGGTGTCGATGTCCTTGCCGGCATCGCGCAGCTGGTTGGCGAATTCGACGATCAGGATGCCGTTCTTGGCGGCCAGGCCCACCAGCATGACGATGCCGACCTGACTGTAGAGATTGAGCGTCTGCCCCATTACGGCAAGGCCGATGATGCCGCCGGCGACGGCGAGCGGCACGGTGGTGATGATCACGGCCGGATGGACGAAGCTTTCGAACTGGGCGGCGAGCAGCAGATAGACGATCAGGATGGTGAGCAGGAAGACGACGGCGATGGAGCCGCCAGTGTCCTTGAACGACTTGCTCTCGCCCCGATAGCCGATCGCCGTCACCTCGGGCGAGGCCAGCGCCTGCGTCTCCAGCCATTCGAGCGCCGCGCCGAGCGAATAGCCGGGCGCGAGGCCGCCCTCGAGCGTGATCGCGCGGATCTTGTTGAAGCGGCCGAGCTCCCGCGCACCCGCCGTCTCCCGCGTCGTGACGAGGTTCGACAGCGGCACCAGGACGCCGGTCCGGCTGCGCACGTAGATGGAGGCGAGATCGGCCTTGGTCGCCCGCTCCGGCCCCTCGGCCTGGACGACGACGCGATACTCCTCGCCGCGGTCGATATAGGTGGTGACGCGGCGCGACCCGAGCAGGGTCTGGAGCGCCTGGCTCACCTCGTTCACCGAGACGCCGAGATCGCCCGCCCGCGTCGTATCGACCTCGATGCGCAGCTGGGGCTTGGTTTCCTTGTAATCGGAATCGAGGTTGATGATGCCGGGATTGCTCTGCGCGGCGGCGAGGATGCGATCGCGCGCCACGACCAGATCCTCATAGGTGTTTCCGGCGATGACGAAGCTGATCGGCTGGCCGCGTCCCCGCCCGAGCGAGGAGCGCACCGAGGCGTTGCCGCGCACGGCCGGCAAGGTGCCCAAACGCCGGTTCACCTCGTCGACCACGTCCTGCGTCGTCTCCTCGCGGTCCTCCCAGGGCTTCAAAAAGACGGTGATGGCGCCGCTGTTGAAATCGTCGCTGGCGCCGAAGCCGCCCGGCGTGCGGGTGATCACCGTGCGAACCGCGCCGTCGCCGAGGAGCGGCAGCAGCTTGTCCTGCGCGGCCAGCACATATTGGTCCATCTGCTCGAAGCCGGTGCCGAGCGGCGCCGAGATATTGGCGGAAAGGACGCCGACATCCTCGGCCGGCGCGAGCTCAGACTCCGAAGTCAGGAACAGAACGCCCGCGAGGGCGAGCATGCCGCCAACGGCTGCCATCGGAATAAGCGGCCGGGTGAGAACGGCGTCGAGCCGCCGGGCATACCAGGCCTCGAGCCGCTTGAAGCGATCGTCGATCCAGTGGGCGAGCTTCCCCCGCTTCTCCTTGCGGAGGAGCTTGGAGCAAAGCATCGGCGCGAGACTGAGCGCGAGAAAACCCGAAAAGGCCACCGCTCCGATCATCGCCGCCGCGAGCTCGCGGAACAATAGGCCCGTGGTTCCGGCGATGAACATGACGGGCACGAACACCGCGCAGACGACCAGGGTGGTCGACACGATCGCGAACGCCACCTGCCGCGCGCCCTGATAGGCGGCGAGGAGCGGCGGATCGCCCTCCTCGATGCGGTGGTAGATGTTCTCCAGCATGACGATGGCGTCGTCGACGACAATGCCGATCGACAGCACCAGCGCCAGCAGGGTGAGCAGGTTGATCGAATAGCCGAGCATCCACAGGACGGCGAAGCTCGCCAGCATGCAGATCGGCACCGTCACCGCCGGGATCAAAGTCGCGCGCCAGCTTCCCAGAAACAGGAAGATGACCAGCACGACCAGCACCGCGGCTTCGGCCAGGGTCACCCACACCTTCTCGATGGCGCGATTGATGAACTCGGAATCGTCGGAGCCGACCGTGATGGTCATGCCCTCGGGCAGGGTCGGCGCGATATCCGCCGCCGTCTGCTTGGCGGCCTCGGCCACTCCCAGCGTATTGGCGCCCGACTGGCGGACGATGCCGAGCCCGACCGCCGGCTGGCCGTTCGCACGAAAGGCGGCATAGGGATTTTCCGGCCCCTCCTCGATGCGGGCGACGTCGCCCAGCCGCACCAGATAGCCGTCGCTGCCGCGGCCGATGATGAGCGAGGCGAACTCCGCCGGCGTGGAGAAGGGGCGGTCGACGCGAAGCGTGACATTCTGCGCGGCGGATTCGAGCCGCCCCGCCGGCAGCTCGACATTCTGGGTGCGCAGCGCATTTTCGACGTCGGCCGGCGTCAGGGCGTAGGCGGCGAGGCGGCCCGGCTGGAGCCAGATGCGCATGGCCGGCCGGGCGTCGCCGGCAACGAACACCCGCGCGACGCCGTCGATCGAGGAGAAGCGGTCGACGATGTTGCGGTCGACATAGTCGCTGAGGCGAAGGCGATCCCAACCCGGCTTCGAGATGACCAGGAACATGATCGGCGAGGAGCTGGAATCCGCCTTGCGCACTTCCGGCGGCCGCGCCTCGTCCGGAAGATCGTCGGCAGCGCTGCCGATGCGATCGCGCACGTCGTTCGCGGCGACGTCGACATCCCGGCCGGGGGCGAACTCCAGGGTGATGTCCGATCGGCCGTCCTCGGAACGCGAGGTGATCGTCTCCAGGCCTTCGATGCCGGAGAGCCTTTCCTCCAGCACCTGGGTAACCCGGCTTTCGACGACGCTGGCCGCCGCCCCGGTGTAGACGGTGTCGACCGACACCACCGGCGGATCGACGTCCGGATATTCGCGGATGGAGAGGCTGAAGAAGCCGACAATTCCGACCACCATGGTCAGCATCGCCAGGACCGCAGCGAAGACGGGGCGTTTGACCGAGACGTCGGATAGCTTCATCGCCGCCTCACTATCCGCCCTTTGCCGTGCGACCGACCCCGGGCGGCTCGGCATTGCGCGTGCCCGCCAGCTGGACCTTCATGCCGTCGGTCAGCTTTACCACACCTTCGGTCACGACGCGCTGGCCGGGGCGCAATCCGTCGACGATTTCGATGCGTCCGCCGGAACGGATGCCCGTCTTCACCTCGGTGCGCCGGGCGACCTCGTCCTCGCCGACGACGAAGACGAAGCGGGCGTCGCCCTCGCCGATCACGGCGAGCTCCGGCACGGACAGCGACATGCGCGGCGCGGTCTCGATCGCGACCGTCAGCAGCATGCCGGGCTTGAGCTTCCGGTCCGGATTGGGAAGGCGCGCACGCACCGTCACCGCCCGGGTGGCCGGATCGATGACCGGATCGATCGTGTTGATCTGGCCGCGGAACGGCTGGCCGGGCCAAGCCGCCGCCTGGGCTACGATCGGCTGCCCCGGCCGGATCGCCGACAGCATCGTCTCCGGCACCGGGAAATCGAGCTTGATCGAGCTGATGTCGCTGATGGTGACGATCTCGGTGCCGGCGTTGACCACGGCGCCTGGCGAGATGGTGCGGAGCGACACCCAGCCCGAGAAAGGCGCCGTGACGATGCGGTCGCCGATCTGCGCCCGGGCGCCGGCGGCGGAGGCCCGCGCCTGGGCGGCGAGCGCGGCCTGCGCGTCGAGGCTGCTCTGGGTGGCGAAGCCGCGCTCCTTCAGCGCCTCGATCCGTTCCAGCTGCTGCTGCGCCTCGCGCGCGCGCGCCTGGGCCTCGTTGAGTTGCGCACCCTCCTCGGCGGCGGCGAGCATCGCGATGGTCTGGCCGCGCGTCACATAGTCGCCGTCGTCGAAGTTCAGCCGCACCAGCCGTTCTGTCACCGGGGCCGAAAGCGTGACCTGTTCTGCAGCGCGGGCGGTGCCGACCGCCTGGATCGCCTCGACGAAACGCATGGTCGTGGCCGGCGCGGCACTGACCACTGGCGCGGCCCGCTCGCGCTCGGCGCCTTCGCCGTTGCTGCAGGCGGCAAGTCCCAGCAGCGCAAAGGAAATGATATTCCTCAACCTGTTCACCGGAGGCCGCTACCTTGTGGTTCGTCGCCGATCAAGTGCGGTTTGCCGCAATCAGGAACTCGACATTCCCCTCCGGTCCGGTGATCGGGCTTCGTGTCAGGCCTTGCACCGTCCAGCCTCGTGATTCGAGCCATTTAGCGGCCTGCGCGCAAACCCGTTCGTGCACGGCCGCGTCCTTCACAACACCGCCCTTGCCGATCTCGTTCCGCTCGGCTTCGAACTGGGGCTTGATGAGCGCGATCAGCCGTCCGTCGGGCTTGGCGAGATCGAGCGCGGCGTTGAGCACCTTGGCCAGCGAGATGAAGCTCGCATCGCAGACGATGAGATCGACCGGCTCGGTGACGGTTTCAGAAGTCAAATACCGCGCATTGGTTTTTTCGTGGACGACGACGCGCGGGTCCTGCCTCAATTTCCAGGCGAGCTGGTTGGTGCCGCTGTCGACCGCGAATACCTTGGCCGCGCCCCTTTGCAGGAGAACGTTCGTGAAACCGCCGGTGGACGAGCCCACGTCGAGCGCCACTGCGCCTTCCACGTTCCAGCCGAAATGTTCGAGCGCATGGGCCAGCTTGATTCCGCCGCGCGAAACCCAGGGATGCTCCCGTCCCCTCACCTCCAGCGGCGCATCGGCGGCCAGTGCCTGGCCGGCCTTGTCGATCTTCCGCTCATTCGAGAAGACGAGCCCCGCCAGAATCAGAGCCTGCGCCCGGGCGCGACTTTCGGCGAGGCCACGTTCGACGAGAAGCTGATCGGCTCGCTGCTTTGACATAAAATCAGTGGCCCGTGCCCGCTCGGCAGGTGAAATGACGATCCCGCAATCCTATATCGGTTTTTGCTCGAGAGTGAGGGCGGTATCGGGCGGCTCCGCCGCTTTTCCCCTTTCGCGGCGGAGCCTTCCTTTTCAGGCTCGCGCGCCCTCGACGACGCTGGCGCTGTTATGGCGCAGCGCTTTCAGCACCGTGTCGACGATCGCTTCGGCGTCCAGCCCGGCTTCCGAATATTGCTTTTCCGGTTTGTCCTGGTCCTGGAAACGGTCGGGAAGACGCATGGTGCGCAGCTTGAGGCCGGCATCGGTGAGGCCTGCGTCGCTGGCGAGCGTAAGAACATGTGCGCCGAAGCCGCCGACGGCGCCCTCCTCCACGGTGACCGCCACTTCGTGGCTGGTGAGCAGGCGGCGGATCAGCGCCTCGTCCAGAGGCTTGGCGAAGCGGAGATCGGCCACGGTGGTCGAAAGACCCTTGCCCTCCAGAGCCTCGGCGGCCTTCAGCGCCTCCTCCAGCCGCGTCCCGAGCGACAGGATGGCGACCTTCTTGCCTTCGCGGACGATCCGGCCCTTGCCAATCTCCAGCTTCTGCGGCGTCTCCGGCAGCGGCACGCCGGTGCCGTTGCCGCGCGGGTAGCGGACGGCGATGGGGCCGCTATCGTGCAGCGCCATGGTGTGGACCATGTGGACCAGCTCCGCCTCGTCCGCCGCCGCCATCACCACGAAGTTGGGAAGCGTGCAGAGATAGGCGAGATCGAAGCTGCCGGCATGGGTCTGCCCATCGGCACCGACCAGCCCCGCGCGATCCATGGCGAAACGGACCGGAAGGTTCTGGATCGCGACGTCGTGCACGACCTGATCGTAGGCCCGCTGCAGGAAGGTCGAATAGATGGCGGCAAAGGGCCGGTAGCCTTGCGCGGCGAGGCCGGCGGCGAAGGTGACCGCGTGCTGCTCGGCAATGCCGACGTCGAAGGTGCGGTCGGGGAATTTCGCCTGGAACTTGTCCAGCCCGGTGCCGGCCGGCATGGCGGCGGTAATCGCCACCACCCTGTCGTCCCGCTGCGCCTCGGCGACGAGGGCCTTGGCGAAGACCGAGGTGTAGCTCGGCGGCCCGGCCGGCGCCTTGGCCTGCACGCCGGAGACGACGTCGAACTTCTGGACGCCGTGGTATTTGTCGGCCGCCGCCTCGGCCGGGCCGTAGCCCTTGCCCTTCTTGGTGACGACATGGACGAGCATCGGCCCTTCGTCGGCATCGCGGACATTTTCGAGGATATCGACCAACCGCTCGACGTCGTGGCCGTCGACGGGGCCGACATAATAAAAGCCGAGCTCTTCGAAGAGGGTGCCGCCGGTGACCATGCCGCGGGCATATTCCTCGGCCTTGCGGGCGGCATTGTGGAGCGGCTGCGGCAGGCGACGGGCGAAGCGCTGCGCCAGGTGCCGCACCGACAGATATTTGTTCGAGCTGACGAGCCGGGCCAGATAGTGCGACAGGCCGCCCACCGGCGGCGCGATCGACATGTCGTTGTCGTTGAGGATGACGACCAGCCGATTTCCCGCCTGCTCGGCGTTGTTCATCGCTTCATAGGCCATGCCGGCGCTCATCGCGCCGTCGCCGATCACCGCCACCGCCTTCCCCGGTGCGCCGGCGAGCTTGTTCGCGACGGCGAAGCCAAGGGCTGCCGAGATGGAGGTCGAGCTGTGGGCGGCGCCGAACGGGTCGTATTCGCTCTCGGACCGCTTGGTGAAACCGGACAGGCCGCCGCCCATGCGCAGGGTGCGGATCCGGTCGCGGCGCCCGGTGATGATCTTGTGCGGATAGCATTGATGTCCGACGTCCCAGACCAGCCGGTCGCGCGGCGTATCGAACACATAATGGAGCGCCACCGTCAGCTCGACCACGCCGAGGCCGGCGCCGAGATGGCCGCCGGTCACAGAGACAGCCGAGATGGTTTCGGCGCGCAGCTCATCGGCGAACTGGCGCAGCCGATCCTTGGGAAGCGCGCGGAGCTGGTCGGGCGTCTGGACGGTGTCGAGGAGCGGGGTGCTGGGTCGGTCGGTCATGAAAATGCGTGGTCCTTCTCGGCCGCCGCTCTTAGACCGGCAACCCCGCGCTGTCGAATATTAGCTGGCGCCTTAGTCGGCTTCGCAATGGCTGCAGCGGCCCCGGACCTCGATCACCGGCCGCTCCGGCGCGAAACCGGCCTGCCGCGCGGCGTCCCGGACGCCGCCTGCCAGCAGGTCGTCGTCTATATGAGTTGCCTGCCCGCACTGGTCGCAGATGAGGAAGATGCAGTCGTGCAGGCAATCGGGATGCTCGTTGGCGACGTAGGCGTTGGCGCTTTCCACCCGATGGGCGAGGTTGGCGCCGACGAACAGGTCGAGGATGCGGTAGACGCTGTTGGCCGCGACCCGCCGTCCCTGGTTCTTCGAAACCCGATCGGCGATGTCATAGGCCGAGGCCGGCTTTTGGAAGCTGGACAACGCGTCGAACACGGCGGCGCGCATCGCCGTCCATTGCTCTCCGGACCGCTCCATCGTCGCCTGGGCGGCCTGGGCCAGCGATTTGCCGGCATGAACTGAGTGAACATGGGCCATGGCTGCGATTTAGGCCTATATGACGGTCGGGACAAGCAGTGGCTGCGCCGGCTGGGGCCGGACGCCCGAGTCGCTAGACGGCCGCCCGCCGGTTGAGATCGTGACCAAGGGCGAGGATCGCCACGCCGATGATGGTGTAGAGCACCTCGCTGCCATCGTGCGGCATGCCGAGCGCCCCCGCCATCACGCCGAGGCCGAGCCCGCCGACCGCTGCCGGCATCATGAAACCATGCTGGACGACCCCGCGCCCGAGAGCGAGAATGCCGAGCCCGATCGCGAGCAGTAGGCCCACCTCGTGGATCATCGGGCTCAGAAGCAGCCCACCGGCGGAGGCCAGTACGGCGAGCAGCACCGCGCTCGCGAGACAATGGACGAGGCACAGGCCGGACAGG is from Sphingosinicella humi and encodes:
- a CDS encoding efflux RND transporter permease subunit; protein product: MKLSDVSVKRPVFAAVLAMLTMVVGIVGFFSLSIREYPDVDPPVVSVDTVYTGAAASVVESRVTQVLEERLSGIEGLETITSRSEDGRSDITLEFAPGRDVDVAANDVRDRIGSAADDLPDEARPPEVRKADSSSSPIMFLVISKPGWDRLRLSDYVDRNIVDRFSSIDGVARVFVAGDARPAMRIWLQPGRLAAYALTPADVENALRTQNVELPAGRLESAAQNVTLRVDRPFSTPAEFASLIIGRGSDGYLVRLGDVARIEEGPENPYAAFRANGQPAVGLGIVRQSGANTLGVAEAAKQTAADIAPTLPEGMTITVGSDDSEFINRAIEKVWVTLAEAAVLVVLVIFLFLGSWRATLIPAVTVPICMLASFAVLWMLGYSINLLTLLALVLSIGIVVDDAIVMLENIYHRIEEGDPPLLAAYQGARQVAFAIVSTTLVVCAVFVPVMFIAGTTGLLFRELAAAMIGAVAFSGFLALSLAPMLCSKLLRKEKRGKLAHWIDDRFKRLEAWYARRLDAVLTRPLIPMAAVGGMLALAGVLFLTSESELAPAEDVGVLSANISAPLGTGFEQMDQYVLAAQDKLLPLLGDGAVRTVITRTPGGFGASDDFNSGAITVFLKPWEDREETTQDVVDEVNRRLGTLPAVRGNASVRSSLGRGRGQPISFVIAGNTYEDLVVARDRILAAAQSNPGIINLDSDYKETKPQLRIEVDTTRAGDLGVSVNEVSQALQTLLGSRRVTTYIDRGEEYRVVVQAEGPERATKADLASIYVRSRTGVLVPLSNLVTTRETAGARELGRFNKIRAITLEGGLAPGYSLGAALEWLETQALASPEVTAIGYRGESKSFKDTGGSIAVVFLLTILIVYLLLAAQFESFVHPAVIITTVPLAVAGGIIGLAVMGQTLNLYSQVGIVMLVGLAAKNGILIVEFANQLRDAGKDIDTAIREASKRRLRPILMTSIATVAGAVPLMIATGAGAAARSTIGVVIVWGVSIATAITLFLIPLLYARLARFTGSPEEVSRKLEAQLAQPLPAE
- a CDS encoding TspO/MBR family protein → MTGIASKGQLRMSFLRIALIAVPLVLLLGTLSGRASGSGYGNPWFDALVKPDAMPPGWMFGVVWTLLYIFLGLALAMILHARGASVRGKALAAFIIQLLLNYAWSPVFFALHKVETALTLIAAMIVIAAAATVLMARVRKAAALLMLPYLAWLCFAAYLNYQIVVLNPDAETLVPGTASADISL
- a CDS encoding MerC domain-containing protein — protein: MFAETARGGTLDRWAIGLSGLCLVHCLASAVLLAVLASAGGLLLSPMIHEVGLLLAIGLGILALGRGVVQHGFMMPAAVGGLGLGVMAGALGMPHDGSEVLYTIIGVAILALGHDLNRRAAV
- a CDS encoding accessory factor UbiK family protein; the protein is MQSENRLFDDFVKVLNGAAGTFAGMGREAEANFRERVREWVGGMDMVSRDEFEAVKAIAVAAREENEALKRRIEALEGGAAPRKPAAKKSSGEPPKPKREPSGRGD
- a CDS encoding efflux RND transporter periplasmic adaptor subunit, which encodes MRNIISFALLGLAACSNGEGAERERAAPVVSAAPATTMRFVEAIQAVGTARAAEQVTLSAPVTERLVRLNFDDGDYVTRGQTIAMLAAAEEGAQLNEAQARAREAQQQLERIEALKERGFATQSSLDAQAALAAQARASAAGARAQIGDRIVTAPFSGWVSLRTISPGAVVNAGTEIVTISDISSIKLDFPVPETMLSAIRPGQPIVAQAAAWPGQPFRGQINTIDPVIDPATRAVTVRARLPNPDRKLKPGMLLTVAIETAPRMSLSVPELAVIGEGDARFVFVVGEDEVARRTEVKTGIRSGGRIEIVDGLRPGQRVVTEGVVKLTDGMKVQLAGTRNAEPPGVGRTAKGG
- the dxs gene encoding 1-deoxy-D-xylulose-5-phosphate synthase, producing MTDRPSTPLLDTVQTPDQLRALPKDRLRQFADELRAETISAVSVTGGHLGAGLGVVELTVALHYVFDTPRDRLVWDVGHQCYPHKIITGRRDRIRTLRMGGGLSGFTKRSESEYDPFGAAHSSTSISAALGFAVANKLAGAPGKAVAVIGDGAMSAGMAYEAMNNAEQAGNRLVVILNDNDMSIAPPVGGLSHYLARLVSSNKYLSVRHLAQRFARRLPQPLHNAARKAEEYARGMVTGGTLFEELGFYYVGPVDGHDVERLVDILENVRDADEGPMLVHVVTKKGKGYGPAEAAADKYHGVQKFDVVSGVQAKAPAGPPSYTSVFAKALVAEAQRDDRVVAITAAMPAGTGLDKFQAKFPDRTFDVGIAEQHAVTFAAGLAAQGYRPFAAIYSTFLQRAYDQVVHDVAIQNLPVRFAMDRAGLVGADGQTHAGSFDLAYLCTLPNFVVMAAADEAELVHMVHTMALHDSGPIAVRYPRGNGTGVPLPETPQKLEIGKGRIVREGKKVAILSLGTRLEEALKAAEALEGKGLSTTVADLRFAKPLDEALIRRLLTSHEVAVTVEEGAVGGFGAHVLTLASDAGLTDAGLKLRTMRLPDRFQDQDKPEKQYSEAGLDAEAIVDTVLKALRHNSASVVEGARA
- a CDS encoding TlyA family RNA methyltransferase — translated: MSKQRADQLLVERGLAESRARAQALILAGLVFSNERKIDKAGQALAADAPLEVRGREHPWVSRGGIKLAHALEHFGWNVEGAVALDVGSSTGGFTNVLLQRGAAKVFAVDSGTNQLAWKLRQDPRVVVHEKTNARYLTSETVTEPVDLIVCDASFISLAKVLNAALDLAKPDGRLIALIKPQFEAERNEIGKGGVVKDAAVHERVCAQAAKWLESRGWTVQGLTRSPITGPEGNVEFLIAANRT
- a CDS encoding Fur family transcriptional regulator, yielding MAHVHSVHAGKSLAQAAQATMERSGEQWTAMRAAVFDALSSFQKPASAYDIADRVSKNQGRRVAANSVYRILDLFVGANLAHRVESANAYVANEHPDCLHDCIFLICDQCGQATHIDDDLLAGGVRDAARQAGFAPERPVIEVRGRCSHCEAD